The window CAAATGCACGATTTGGACGCCTTTCGCTCGCGAAAAATCGGCTTTGTGTTTCAATCGTTTTATTTGCTGCCCACGCTCACTGCGGTGGAAAATGTGCAAATTCCGATGTTCGAAACCGGAACTTCGCCAGCCCAACGCGTCAAACGGGCCCATGAATTATTGGAATCGGTCAGCATGAGCCATCGTGCCAATCACTTGCCCACGCAGCTTTCGGTGGGCGAACGTCAACGCGTCGCCATTGCCCGGGCCTTGGCCAACGATCCCCCTTTATTATTGGCCGATGAACCCACGGGCAATTTAGATTCGCGCTCCGGCAACGACGTGCTGAATTTATTCGACGAACTGCATTTGAAGCGCGGCAAAACCCTGATTGTCATTACCCACAGCCAGGAAGTCGCCGAGCATGCCCAGCGAATTATTTGGATTCGCGACGGCCGCATTGTCCATAGCCGGGCCGAAGCTCTCAAACAACGCGAAGCCGTCTAGCCATGTACTTCTTCTCGTTTTTATTCAAAAACCTGCTGCGCCGCCCGGCCCGAACCATGCTGACCATTGTCGGCCTGGCCGTGGCCGTGGGAGCGGTCGTCTCGCTCGTCGGCGTCTCCACAGGGTTTAAAAACTCCTTCATGAAAGTTTACGAGACGCGCGATGTCGATTTAGTGGTCGCCCGCGAAGGCGGCACCGAGCAAATCAACAACGGCCTGCCCCAACAATTGCAACAGCAGCTTGCCGCGCTCAAAGGCGTTAAGGACGTGGAGGGTGGGTTGGTAGACACCATTCAATTCCGCGATTTAGGTCTTATGGTGCTGCTCAACGGCTGGGCCCCCGACTGCAAACTGTTCAACGAACTGACCATGCTCGAGGGAAGGAAGCTGACCGCCGCCGACAAAGACAAAATCATGATTGGGCGCGTGTTGGCCGCCAACATGAATAAAAAGTTGGGCGATAAAATCGAATTGTACGACTCGGAAGATTTTGAAGTGGTGGGAATTTATGAAAGTCCCATCGTTTACGAAAACGGCGGCGCCATCGTTCCCCTCGACGAACTGCAACGCTTGACCAACAAGCCCAACGAAATTTCCGGTTTTACCGTCAGCGCCGTAAAGCCCATCGACGAAAAGGGCCTGAACGATTTAATCGACCGCATCAAAGCCTTGCAGCCGGGATTACAGGTGAAAACGTCGTCGGACTTCGTCAATAACGTGCAACAAATTAAGATGATTAATTCCGTGGCCTGGATTACCTCCGCCATCGCTCTAATCATCGGCGCCATTGGCATGTTGAACACCATGATCATGTCGGTGTTCGAACGCACCAAGGAAATCGGCACCTTGCGGGCGATTGGCTGGCGGCGCTCGCGGATTATCCAAATGGTGATTGGCGAATCGCTGCTGCTGAGCATCGGCGGGGCGATTCTTGGCAGCGGCGCCGGTTTGCTGCTCGTTAAAATTCTCACCAAATTGCCCAATACATCAGGCCTGGTCTCGGGCGACGTCTCTCTGATGGTCATCGTGGAAGGCTTTTTTGCGGCAATGCTGGTCGGCATGGCGGGCTCAATTTATCCCGCCCTCTGGAGCGCCAATCTGCTGCCCACCGAAGCGCTGCGGCGAAAGTAGCAACGCTTTTAATCCCCCATTTCACGAGAATCCAGTTGGCTCGATGAAGTATTGGCTCCTGGCCCGCAATTTACTTAACTGCCTTTCGCTGTCGAGTTATTGATTGCCGGCGTCGAATTATTGGCAGGTGTCTGGGGAGTGTTTGCTGGCGCCTGCGGTTGATTGTTGACATTGGCATTGCCGGCGGGGGCGTTGGCGGCGGCCGCTGGCGGATTTACATCGCGGCGGAATTTTCTGATGTTTGTCGTGTAACTGGTTTCCAACTTGGAAACCAACTGTTGGGTGCCGTTAAACCAT of the Pirellulales bacterium genome contains:
- a CDS encoding ABC transporter ATP-binding protein, which gives rise to MSNHNHMLHHSHNGAPVILRVDRVGRTYSDGEVTALHEVNLEICRGEYVAIMGPSGSGKSTLLNLLGTLDRPTTGELYFEGQPLSQMHDLDAFRSRKIGFVFQSFYLLPTLTAVENVQIPMFETGTSPAQRVKRAHELLESVSMSHRANHLPTQLSVGERQRVAIARALANDPPLLLADEPTGNLDSRSGNDVLNLFDELHLKRGKTLIVITHSQEVAEHAQRIIWIRDGRIVHSRAEALKQREAV
- a CDS encoding ABC transporter permease, which produces MYFFSFLFKNLLRRPARTMLTIVGLAVAVGAVVSLVGVSTGFKNSFMKVYETRDVDLVVAREGGTEQINNGLPQQLQQQLAALKGVKDVEGGLVDTIQFRDLGLMVLLNGWAPDCKLFNELTMLEGRKLTAADKDKIMIGRVLAANMNKKLGDKIELYDSEDFEVVGIYESPIVYENGGAIVPLDELQRLTNKPNEISGFTVSAVKPIDEKGLNDLIDRIKALQPGLQVKTSSDFVNNVQQIKMINSVAWITSAIALIIGAIGMLNTMIMSVFERTKEIGTLRAIGWRRSRIIQMVIGESLLLSIGGAILGSGAGLLLVKILTKLPNTSGLVSGDVSLMVIVEGFFAAMLVGMAGSIYPALWSANLLPTEALRRK